The genomic DNA TGTTACAAACTCGTTAAAACGGAATTACGAATTATGAAGATACGCTTAACTTTTCCATCAAGGACTCGACGTAATGCTGAGCGCTTTGGGCAGCAATACTTCCGTCACCCGTTGCTGTGACGATCTGACGAAGCGTTTTTTCACGAATGTCCCCTGCTGCAAAGATGCCAGGGATTTTCGTTTCCATTTCAGAGTTCGTTTCGATATAACCGTTTTCGTTTGTGATACCGAGGTCTTTGACTGCTTCATTCAATGGAATCATTCCGATGTAGATGAATACACCGTCCGTCTTGAATTCACGTTCTTCGCCATCCTCAGTGCTCACAAGCGTTACACTACCGACTTTATTGTTTTCTGCATTGATTTCTTTCACTGTATGGTTCCAGATGAAATCGATCTTGTCATTTTCAAATGCACGGTTTTGCAGGATCTTTTGAGCACGCAGCTTATCACGACGGTGGACGATCGTTACCTTCGATGCAAAACGAGTCAGGTAAACACCTTCTTCGACAGCAGAGTCTCCCCCGCCGACTACAACGAGCTCTTTGTTTTTGAAGAAAGCACCGTCACAGACTGCACAGTAGGAAACGCCGCGTCCGCTTAATTCTTTCTCTCCAGGGACGCCTAGCTTTTTGTACTCTGCACCTGTTCCGATGATGATGGATCGGGCTTTATATTCTTTCCCGCCACCAGCGATGACACGCTTATATTCCTCACCGTCAACGATTTCCTTCACATCACCATAAGCGTATTCTGCTCCGAACTTCTTCGCATGGTCAAACATTTTGTTGGAAAGATCCGGACCAAGAATATGGTCGTAACCAGGATAGTTTTCAACATCTTCAGTGTTCGCCATTTGTCCGCCTGGGATTCCGCGCTCGATCATCAATGTGCTCAAATTAGCACGTGAAGTATATACAGCAGCCGTCAATCCAGCCGGACCAGCGCCTGCAATGATAACATCATAAATTTTTTCTTCAGACATGATCTCCACTCCTTTTTCTAAGAAAACTTGGCAACTCCAAGCCTTCATAGAGGCTTTGCCTATTCACACGATACGGAAACCAGCATTAAGAGCTGTTTTCCAAGATCATTAACGACAATCGCAACATCAAAGTATTGTTAGTTTAAACGATTATCGTTTTCTTATTAGTATCGTATTAAAAGGACATGCATTTCGTCTAATAATCTGCTCAGCATGGGCGTTCCTGTAAGGTAGGTTACAAAAATCCAGCTTCACTCAAAGCACGTTACCCTGTAAGCTTATTCATAAAACGTGTCTTCCGTTTGTTTCTGGTATAGGAACCGTAAGGTATTGACGTATTTCTGCAAAGTGGATTTCGATATGCCAAATTGTTCTGCTACCTTCTGCTGAGTCGTTTTTTCTTTCTGTAAAGCATCCGCTACATATACGATCGCTCCAGCCCAGGCTGAATCATTTTTCAAAGACAATTCATTCTGATGCGACTCGTTGATGAGGAGATACCATAGAAGGGCCGATTCCGAATCCAATTCAGCTCGAGAACTCAGCAGCCGATCTAAAATCTGCAACCCTTTTTTCGCTTTATCCGGAGTTTGGT from Pseudalkalibacillus sp. SCS-8 includes the following:
- the trxB gene encoding thioredoxin-disulfide reductase: MSEEKIYDVIIAGAGPAGLTAAVYTSRANLSTLMIERGIPGGQMANTEDVENYPGYDHILGPDLSNKMFDHAKKFGAEYAYGDVKEIVDGEEYKRVIAGGGKEYKARSIIIGTGAEYKKLGVPGEKELSGRGVSYCAVCDGAFFKNKELVVVGGGDSAVEEGVYLTRFASKVTIVHRRDKLRAQKILQNRAFENDKIDFIWNHTVKEINAENNKVGSVTLVSTEDGEEREFKTDGVFIYIGMIPLNEAVKDLGITNENGYIETNSEMETKIPGIFAAGDIREKTLRQIVTATGDGSIAAQSAQHYVESLMEKLSVSS